A window of Danaus plexippus chromosome 12, MEX_DaPlex, whole genome shotgun sequence contains these coding sequences:
- the LOC116772393 gene encoding uncharacterized protein LOC116772393, giving the protein MPGTDRFNVKCEPPSDDEDINSQYVSTCLLSERSEYYPIKLENVYCEDRSSDLLHQLQGSLEELAPAPAGPAATPVRAASPAPSRTSLATLEPAQHHEGSSLIDRHIQMMTANEIADSAEFVPLMAIKDEPTSEGEQHHLSGDDTSDSNGPAPEPVRGSPKTWTQQDMDKALEALRKHNMSLTKASATYGIPSTTLWQRAHRLGIDTPKKEGSSKSWSEADLRGALHALRAGAISANKASKAYGIPSSTLYKIARREGIRLAAPFNAAPTAWRRDDLARALAAIRAGAASVQRAAATYGIPTGTLYGRCKREGIELSRSNPTPWSEDAMGEALEAVRVGQMSINQAAIHYNLPYSSLYGRFKRCKYQTLQSQPPQELPKYEGEFHQQGLYCQHADTHPHVHNTHTHIHNLNDIDTYTHMYYSHCNVTS; this is encoded by the exons ATGCCGGGAACAGACAGATTCAATGTTAAATGCGAGCCGCCTTCAGACGATGAGGATATTAATTCACAATACGTTTCAACATGCTTACTCAGTGAG AGATCGGAATATTATCCAATTAAATTGGAGAACGTCTACTGTGAAGATCGGTCGTCGGATCTGTTACATCAATTGCAG GGTTCGTTGGAGGAGCTGGCGCCGGCGCCGGCGGGGCCTGCCGCCACACCGGTCCGCGCGGCCTCACCAGCACCCTCACGGACCTCGCTGGCCACGCTCGAACCCGCACAGCACCATGAG GGGTCGTCACTTATAGACAGGCACATACAAATGATGACAGCTAATGAAATTGCCGACTCAGCAGAATTCGTACCTCTCATGGCTATCAAAGATGAGCCCACTTCGGAAGGAG AACAGCATCATCTCAGTGGTGACGACACCAGCGACTCCAATGGTCCGGCGCCGGAGCCCGTTCGCGGTAGCCCAAAGACTTGGACCCAGCAAGACATGGACAAAGCGTTAGAGGCCCTCCGTAAACATAACATGAGCCTGACTAAG GCGTCTGCGACTTACGGGATACCGTCCACAACCTTATGGCAACGAGCTCATCGTCTCGGCATCGACACTCCCAAGAAAGAAGGCAGTTCGAAGTCTTGGAGCGAAGCGGACCTACGGGGAGCCTTACACGCGTTACGCGCCGGCGCTATCTCCGCCAACAAGGCTAGCAAAGCATACG GCATCCCCAGCAGCACGTTGTATAAGATCGCTCGTCGTGAGGGTATCCGGCTGGCCGCTCCGTTCAACGCGGCGCCCACAGCCTGGCGGAGGGACGACCTGGCGCGAGCCCTGGCCGCCATCAGGGCCGGCGCCGCCTCCGTGCAGAGAGCCGCCGCCACCTACGGCATACCCACCG GTACTCTATACGGAAGGTGTAAGAGAGAAGGTATCGAGCTGTCCCGGTCTAACCCGACGCCGTGGTCCGAGGACGCCATGGGCGAGGCGTTAGAAGCTGTCCG AGTGGGTCAGATGTCCATCAACCAGGCAGCCATACATTACAACCTACCGTACTCGTCCCTGTACGGTCGCTTCAAACGATGCAAATATCAGACGCTACAG AGTCAGCCGCCACAGGAGCTACCGAAATATGAAGGTGAGTTCCATCAACAGGGACTGTACTGTCAACACGCGGACACACACCCGCACGTAcacaatacacacacacacatacacaacCTGAACGATATAGACACCTACACACACATGTACTACTCGCACTGTAATGTTACCAGCTGA
- the LOC116772283 gene encoding frizzled-2 yields the protein MMWRVVSLVLVLAGAEALQPRCEEITIPMCRGIGYNLTSFPNALDHDTQDEAGLEVHQYWPLVEIKCSADLKFFLCSVYTPICIEDYAKPLPACRSVCERARAGCAPLMQKYGFQWPERMACEKLPRLGDSEHLCMEEPDRAQEPEPPRPPPRRPYKNCKDPKNCESGPAASPGEAGGDECACACRPPLVSVRALHNASATAAGVPGCALPCRGAFFTREEKEFAAVWVALWGGLCAASTLMTLTTFLIDSQRFKYPERPIVYLSACYFMVALGYLARLVIGHDEVACDGALLKTSSNGPSACTLVFILVYFFGMASSIWWVVLSFAWFLAAGLKWGNEAIAGHAQYYHLAAWLVPAAKTVVVLLAGAVDGDPVAGVCYVGNTSSENLKKYVLAPLVVYFALGATFLLAGFVSLFRIRSVIKRQGGIGAGSKADKLEKLMIRIGVFSVLYAVPAGVVIGCLAYEAEGREAWLRRVACGASCGPRPLYSALMLKYFMALAVGITSGVWIWSGKTLESWRRVWRGGRAPPPAHRALVKGAV from the exons ATGATGTGGCGTGTGGTGTCGCTGGTGCTGGTGCTGGCGGGGGCGGAGGCTCTCCAGCCGCGCTGCGAGGAGATTACTATACCCATGTGTAGGGGCATCGGATACAATCTTACGTCTTTCCCTAATGCTCTCGACCACGACACACAAGACGAAGCCGGCCTAGAG gTCCATCAATATTGGCCGCTGGTGGAGATAAAATGTTCAGCCGACCTGAAGTTCTTCCTGTGTTCCGTGTATACTCCGATATGTATAGAAGACTACGCCAAGCCTCTGCCGGCATGTCGCAGTGTCTGCGAGCGTGCGCGGGCGGGCTGCGCACCTCTCATGCAGAAATACGGCTTCCAGTGGCCCGAGCGTATGGCGTGCGAGAAGCTACCGCGTCTCGGGGACTCCGAGCACCTGTGTATGGAGGAACCGGACCGCGCACAGGAACCCGAACCGCCGCGCCCCCCGCCGCGCCGTCCATACAAAAACTGCAAGGATCCAAAAAACTGCGAAAGCGGCCCGGCTGCGAGCCCGGGCGAGGCGGGCGGCGACGAGTGCGCGTGCGCATGCCGGCCGCCCCTCGTCAGCGTGCGCGCGCTGCACAACGCCAGCGCCACGGCGGCCGGCGTGCCCGGCTGCGCGCTGCCGTGCCGCGGGGCCTTCTTCACAAGGGAGGAGAAGGAGTTCGCGGCCGTGTGGGTCGCGCTGTGGGGCGGTCTGTGCGCCGCCTCCACACTCATGACGCTCACCACCTTCCTCATTGACTCGCAGCGGTTCAAGTACCCCGAGCGGCCGATCGTGTACCTCTCCGCCTGTTACTTTATGGTGGCCCTCGGGTACCTGGCACGGCTCGTCATCGGCCACGACGAGGTGGCCTGCGACGGCGCTCTCCTTAAGACCTCCTCCAACGGCCCCAGCGCCTGCACGCTGGTGTTCATTCTGGTTTACTTTTTCGGCATGGCGTCCTCTATCTGGTGGGTGGTGTTGTCGTTTGCGTGGTTTCTAGCGGCGGGTCTCAAGTGGGGCAACGAGGCGATCGCCGGTCACGCTCAGTACTACCACTTGGCAGCGTGGCTCGTGCCGGCCGCTAAGACCGTGGTGGTGCTGCTCGCGGGAGCCGTGGACGGAGACCCCGTGGCCGGCGTGTGCTACGTCGGCAACACCTCCTCCGAGAACCTCAAGAAGTACGTGCTGGCGCCGCTCGTGGTGTACTTCGCATTAGGCGCCACGTTCCTGTTGGCCGGTTTCGTGTCGCTGTTCCGCATCCGCTCCGTGATCAAGCGGCAGGGCGGCATCGGCGCCGGCTCGAAAGCTGACAAACTCGAGAAATTGATGATCCGCATCGGCGTCTTCAGCGTGCTGTACGCGGTGCCGGCCGGCGTCGTGATAGGCTGCCTCGCCTACGAGGCGGAGGGTCGCGAGGCATGGCTGCGGCGCGTGGCGTGCGGAGCCTCGTGTGGACCGCGTCCTCTCTACTCAGCGCTCATGCTCAAATACTTCATGGCGCTGGCGGTGGGCATCACGTCCGGAGTCTGGATCTGGTCCGGCAAGACGCTGGAGTCGTGGCGACGAGTGTGGCGCGGCGGGAGGGCTCCTCCCCCCGCACACCGCGCGCTCGTGAAGGGGGCCGTGTGA